A window of the Lolium perenne isolate Kyuss_39 chromosome 7, Kyuss_2.0, whole genome shotgun sequence genome harbors these coding sequences:
- the LOC127312176 gene encoding uncharacterized protein, with translation MSSSHSSESEDGIESALMDARRRRRRLNTAIMYQVLSHSEKHLEKKPRVEPRYTGQQWVFDNLGNSKDCYAMFRMHRPCFDSLHDTLVEKYGLEGSTNMCSEEALGMFLWTLGSPQSVSQVQNRFKRSKETINRKFAEVLYCVNQLAGDIIKPIDPLFPTVHERLRDSRFTPHFDGAIGAIDGTHIPVTVPAAHMVNHVGRYGYSTQNVMAVCDFDLRFTSIVAGWPGSVHDTRIFKDTLFKFEANFPHPPPGRYYLVDSGYPNQDGYLSPYTGTKYHLPEFRLAGPPTGKKEIFNHAHSSLRNAIERTFGVLKQKWRILRGVPSYPLEKQTEIIIACMGLHNFIRDSQLFDLHFYRCDNDENYMPPGHVVSTSGGNVGNDLGDDHVSMNNMRDNIADDLFIARGGVL, from the exons ATGAGTAGCAGCCACAGCAGTGAAAGTGAGGATGGCATCGAGTCTGCACTTATGGATGCAAGAAGACGCCGTCGACGGCTGAATACTGCAATTATGTATCAAGTTCTGTCACATTCTGAGAAGCATCTTGAGAAGAAACCAAGGGTGGAACCAAGGTACACTGGACAACAATGGGTATTTGATAATTTGGGCAACTCGAAGGATTGCTATGCCATGTTTAGAATGCATAGGCCATGTTTTGATTCTTTGCATGACACTTTGGTTGAAAAGTATGGTCTGGAGGGATCAACCAACATGTGTTCCGAGGAGGCACTTGGAATGTTTTTGTGGACTCTTGGTAGTCCTCAATCTGTGTCACAAGTTCAGAACAGATTCAAAAGAAGCAAGGAGACAATCAATAGAAAGTTTGCGGAGGTGCTATACTGTGTGAATCAGTTAGCGGGAGATATCATCAAGCCTATTGATCCACTATTCCCAACGGTGCATGAGAGGCTACGGGACTCTAGATTCACACCTCATTTCGATGGTGCTATTGGTGCCATCGATGGGACGCACATACCGGTTACTGTGCCAGCTGCTCATATGGTTAACCATGTTGGTCGCTATGGATATTCGACACAAAATGTTATGGCCGTGTGTGATTTTGACTTGCGGTTCACCTCCATAGTTGCAGGATGGCCAGGTTCTGTGCATGACACAAGGATATTCAAAGATACATTGTTTAAGTTTGAAGCAAATTTTCCGCATCCTCCTCCAG GAAGGTACTATCTAGTTGATTCGGGTTATCCCAATCAGGATGGCTATCTTTCACCATATACAGGCACCAAGTATCATCTACCTGAGTTCAGACTTGCTGGACCACCTACTGGGAAGAAAGAAATATTCAACCATGCCCATTCATCTCTGCGGAATGCTATTGAGAGAACATTTGGTGTATTGAAGCAAAAATGGCGCATCTTGCGTGGTGTGCCAAGTTATCCATTAGAGAAGCAGACAGAGATTATCATTGCGTGTATGGGTCTCCATAACTTCATTAGGGATAGTCAGTTGTTTGATCTCCACTTCTATCGATGTGACAATGATGAGAACTATATGCCTCCAGGCCATGTTGTTTCCACATCAGGAGGTAATGTAGGCAATGATTTGGGAGACGACCATGTTAGCATGAACAACATGCGTGATAACATAGCCGATGATTTGTTCATTGCTAGAGGAGGTGTCTTGTAG
- the LOC127312175 gene encoding uncharacterized protein — translation TALAGSGIENTLREQVCGKRGEGSFSRFSAASRVVWTYLSSQVPRFYKKTATARPPVIAQCPGRFVPRPQLFLSSALPWKAIGRVRKFPAAAARPGRRRPSRPPPPSRPPPELLPPPRALPLPPRALPLPARAPPLTPRRRRRPSRPPPPVPAAGELLPPPRALPLPPRALPLPARAPPLTPRRRLPPPPPPVPAAKAEVLPPPRALPLPPRASPAPCSASPAPLTHSRATTPRRRLRRLPEKRAVRAAADSPYYVLWRPLHLLRRAQGQLQPRRLFSDLSSTSSSKMDHDKIPKAHWDAVSTTVFCEICADQKEKGNRPTAFLSPEGYKILGIEFARRTGKTYSRPQFKNKWDSTKSLYQAWVYYRTKATGLGWDPVKQTITASKEQWDELIKANKLIAGFKRGPPDNLEMMDQMFEDAHVDGTSAVMPGVPKEVPADLVNIVDDEEATPTPPNKKRGAARIAASPGKKKKSPMQQDFKRFIDHCINEDRAVSSSTQIVQDIEDIMKEVVDCGALEGSVEHYMATKLFSKLENRAFFHTMKTSEGRLRWLKMQYEDRKRN, via the exons ACCGCGCTGGCCGGAAGCGGGATAGAAAATACACTGCGGGAGCAGGTTTGCGGGAAGCGGGGCGAGGGCAGCTTCTCCAGATTTTCTGCCGCTTCCCGGGTGGTGTGGACGTATCTATCCTCGCAAGTTCCCCGTTTTTACAAAAAAACTGCCACCGCGCGTCCGCCCGTAATTGCCCAGTGCCCCGGTCGATTCGTTCCCCGACCTCAGCTTTTTCTCTCCTCTGCACTGCCATGGAAGGCGATAGGTAGGGTTAGGAaattccccgccgccgccgcccgtcccggccgccgccgcccgtcccggccgccgccgccgtcccggcCGCCGCCAGAGCTCCTCCCGCCGCCCCGTGCTCTGCCTCTCCCGCCCCGTGCTCTGCCCCTCCCGGCCCGTGCTCCGCCTCTCACGCCCCGTCGACGCCGCCGCCcgtcccggccgccgccgcccgtcCCGGCCGCCGGCGAGCTCCTCCCGCCGCCCCGTGCTCTCCCTCTCCCGCCCCGTGCTCTGCCCCTCCCGGCCCGTGCTCCGCCTCTCACGCCCCGTCGacgccttccgccgccgccgccgcccgtccCGGCCGCCAAAGCAGAGGTACTCCCGCCGCCCCGTGCTCTGCCTCTCCCGCCCCGTGCCTCTCCCGCCCCGTGCTCTGCCTCTCCCGCCCCGTTGACGCATTCCCGTGCAACGACGCCTCGGCGTCGTCTCCGTCGGCTGCCGGAGAAGCGAGCTGTTCGAGCAGCCGCCGACTCACCGTACTACGTTCTCTGGCGTCCTCTTCACCTACTCCGACGCGCCCAAGGCCAGCTCCAACCCCGACGCCTCTTCTCCGACCTGTCAAGCACATCCAGCAGCAAG ATGGATCATGATAAGATACCGAAAGCACATTGGGATGCTGTGTCCACCACAGTTTTTTGTGAAATCTGCGCCgatcaaaaagaaaaaggaaatagacctACAGCTTTTCTTAGTCCGGAGGGGTACAAGATTCTAGGTATCGAATTTGCTCGTAGGACAGGGAAAACCTATTCGAGGCCGCAGTTCAAAAATAAATGGGATTCAACCAAATCATTGTACCAAGCATGGGTGTATTATAGAACGAAAGCAACTGGACTTGGTTGGGATCCGGTCAAACAAACAATCACAGCGTCAAAGGAACAGTGGGATGAACTGATCAAG GCTAACAAGCTTATTGCGGGTTTCAAGAGAGGTCCTCCGGACAACCTGGAGATGATGGATCAGATGTTTGAGGATGCCCATGTTGATGGTACATCGGCTGTCATGCCGGGAGTGCCAAAAGAGGTGCCCGCTGATTTGGTTAATATTGTCGATGACGAAGAGGCAACACCAACACCTCCGAATAAAAAGCGTGGGGCTGCTAGGATTGCAGCCAGCCCGGGGAAGAAAAAGAAGAGTCCAATGCAGCAAGACTTTAAGCGTTTTATTGACCATTGCATTAATGAAGATCGGGCTGTCTCATCTTCAACCCAAATTGTTCAAGACATTGAAGACATCATGAAAGAAGTTGTGGATTGTGGAGCCCTTGAGGGTAGTGTTGAGCATTACATGGCAACTAAATTGTTTAGCAAACTTGAAAACCGAGCTTTCTTCCATACCATGAAGACATCGGAGGGTCGGCTTCGTTGGTTGAAGATGCAATATGAGGATAGGAAGAGAAATTAG